In one Culex quinquefasciatus strain JHB chromosome 2, VPISU_Cqui_1.0_pri_paternal, whole genome shotgun sequence genomic region, the following are encoded:
- the LOC6047194 gene encoding uncharacterized protein LOC6047194, with translation MAEKPKCKYRKAFLRDVDIPLATSNARVLKPSAGTNQQQQQANVAQPPKQTKSILKRTSLVSTTRPAPAHSSKFKQPELHTALNVQKQIEKVQGAKVKAPASIGELTPKSQKFVRNQITRKLNFQHDDNVFKGLVPVNVNDSVLIPARKRPLRSKFVAKEKRDPEPELADFLRPIAKCSIEFEPYLPPEPAPRRPNFDNFAHIMDVFGKIDVGA, from the exons ATGGCCGAAAAACCCAAGTGCAAGTACCGCAAGGCATTCCTTCGTGACGTTGACATCCCACTCGCGACCAGCAACGCCCGCGTCCTCAAACCATCGGCCGGAACCaaccaacaacagcaacaagcCAACGTTGCCCAACCGCCAAAGCAAACCAAATCCATCCTCAAGCGGACCAGCCTCGTTTCGACTACTCGACCTGCTCCGGCCCATTCCAGCAAGTTCAAACAGCCGGAGCTGCACACCGCCCTCAACGTTCAAAAGCAGATCGAGAAGGTTCAGGGTGCAAAGGTCAAAGCCCCCGCCAGCATCGGTGAACTAACGCCAAAGAGTCAGAAATTTGTGCGGAATCAG ATCACCCGCAAGCTCAACTTCCAGCACGACGACAACGTGTTCAAGGGTCTGGTGCCGGTCAACGTGAACGATTCCGTCCTCATTCCCGCCCGGAAGCGACCGTTGCGCAGCAAGTTCGTGGCCAAGGAGAAGCGCGACCCGGAGCCCGAGCTGGCCGACTTTCTGCGGCCCATCGCCAAGTGCAGCATCGAGTTCGAGCCGTACCTGCCGCCGGAACCGGCCCCGCGCCGGCCAAACTTTGACAACTTTGCCCACATTATGGACGTGTTCGGGAAGATCGATGTGGGGGCGTGA
- the LOC6047193 gene encoding uncharacterized protein LOC6047193, with amino-acid sequence MSATEAEDAAPDEEREEEDDPDSGSEGGPPTNDECDSVTEVAPRGFSPKTGMKRPAYDDLDDPEVGGTMEPQKKLCRFYFLDECSRADQCYFMHADFPCKFYYFGYECRDGKQCRLRHGKALDDEMKRILWRHVTTAQANLMQRFPCFPSALLRKNFEDRHQELLQMEQEGLLDEDLGAELSESISDTLLGEVIKTVAINKMIDEKLGDLGELTGVISAEQIATLAKTGIKTKDQLFQLGASSMMELGFDYDTIINIGNFKESHRKQSMYEEDKELFEEVPSNLDVFSAELDLSQPVPPLAVPALSDQELLSILNEEQDAATTAETAAAKEVTPQESHNTSLATTLEGSFTTDFSDSSGEKGQNGTTDRSKATRLEASDVSSDGEDKLQFVLFAAVQEQENDPRARESTARTVEQMCKLDSLVQDAHPELSISFGSDSESSQSGFRLPFKSLIDKYTPAREIDAGRGQIVGYRLIPIDVPKPNFEALRQSFVTEPTFSLDPRLQLMFNIGPTEVRPTPVVANGGGVAALKIRDPRLKKAIEVATANGAKSDEEATLT; translated from the exons ATGTCCGCAACAGAAGCCGAGGATGCTGCACCCGATGAGGAGCG GGAAGAGGAAGATGATCCGGATTCCGGTTCGGAAGGGGGTCCGCCCACGAACGATGAATGCGACTCCGTCACGGAGGTTGCGCCGAGGGGTTTTTCGCCCAAGACCGGCATGAAGCGTCCTGCCTATGATGATCTGGACGATCCGGAGGTGGGCGGAACGATGGAACCGCAGAAGAAGCTGTGCCGGTTTTACTTCCTGGACGAGTGTTCCCGCGCGGACCAGTGCTACTTCATGCATGCGGATTTCCCCTGCAAGTTTTACTACTTTGGCTACGAGTGCCGGGATGGCAAGCAGTGCCGGCTGCGCCACGGCAAGGCCCTGGACGACGAAATGAAGCGGATTCTGTGGCGTCACGTGACGACGGCTCAGGCCAATCTGATGCAACGCTTTCCGTGCTTTCCGAGTGCGCTGCTGAGGAAGAACTTTGAGGATCGGCACCAGGAGCTGCTTCAGATGGAGCAGGAAGGGTTGCTGGACGAAGATTTGGGCGCGGAACTGAGCGAATCGATTTCGGACACGCTGCTGGGGGAGGTCATCAAGACCGTTGCCATAAACAAGATGATTGACGAGAAGCTGGGTGATTTGGGGGAGTTGACCGGGGTTATTTCGGCCGAGCAGATCGCCACGCTGGCCAAGACGGGAATCAAGACGAAGGACCAGCTGTTCCAGCTCGGGGCCAGTTCGATGATGGAGCTGGGATTTGACTACGACACGATCATCAACATTGGAAACTTCAAAGAGTCCCACCGGAAGCAGTCGATGTACGAGGAGGACAAAGAGCTCTTCGAGGAAGTTCCGTCCAACCTGGACGTGTTCTCCGCCGAGTTGGATCTGTCGCAACCCGTGCCTCCGTTGGCCGTTCCGGCGCTCAGTGACCAGGAGTTGCTGAGCATTCTGAACGAAGAGCAAGATGCGGCGACGACGGCTGAAACAGCAGCAGCGAAGGAAGTTACCCCGCAGGAGAGTCACAACACGAGTCTCGCAACCACGCTCGAGGGAAGCTTCACGACGGATTTCTCCGACAGCAGCGGGGAGAAGGGACAGAACGGGACAACAG ACCGTTCGAAAGCGACCAGACTTGAAGCAAGCGACGTGAGCTCCGACGGCGAGGACAAGCTGCAGTTTGTGCTGTTTGCCGCCGTCCAGGAGCAGGAAAACGACCCCCGGGCGCGGGAATCCACCGCCCGAACGGTGGAGCAAATGTGCAAGCTGGACTCGCTGGTCCAGGACGCCCATCCGGAGCTGAGCATTTCGTTCGGAAGTGACAGCGAAAGCAGCCAGAGTGGCTTCCGGTTGCCGTTCAAGTCGCTCATCGACAAGTACACACCGGCGAGGGAGATTGACGCTGGGCGTGGACAGATTGTCGGGTATCGACTAATTCCGATCGATGTGCCGAAGCCGAACTTTGAAGCGCTGCGGCAGTCGTTTGTGACGGAACCGACGTTCAGTTTGGACCCGCGGCTGCAGCTGATGTTTAACATTGGTCCGACGGAGGTGAGGCCGACGCCAGTGGTTGCGAATGGTGGAGGGGTGGCGGCGTTGAAGATCCGCGATCCAAGGTTGAAGAAGGCCATCGAAGTGGCCACGGCCAACGGGGCAAAATCTGACGAAGAAGCAACTTTGACGTGA
- the LOC119766306 gene encoding uncharacterized protein LOC119766306 codes for MENFEKTTEETINDVDYGILRSVAKLQSHIGDLERSVYHPLVTLFTDGALHAELAAYVKYIRELPDNDFGGAGGAVEPDWEDQELDYEIRELQLFIQNAKDAVRELVGEDGPEGVRDVDEIHRKTSETKEEYRKTVEEKRELLASIAERKKEAKQRRHDLEMVKEGLKAQLEESTSTNKKLQQESTKLQRELDLLKSRLARKKGSPAPRRHNWTSLYPSEEK; via the exons atggaaaactttgAGAAAACAACGGAAGAAACTATTAACGATGTT GACTACGGCATCCTGCGTTCCGTGGCCAAGCTCCAGTCGCACATCGGCGACCTGGAGCGCAGCGTGTACCACCCGCTGGTGACACTCTTCACGGACGGTGCCCTGCACGCGGAGTTGGCCGCGTACGTAAAGTACATCCGCGAGCTGCCGGATAACGACTTTGGTGGCGCAGGTGGCGCGGTCGAACCGGATTGGGAGGACCAGGAGTTGGATTACGAGATTCGGGAGCTGCAGCTGTTTATCCAGAACGCGAAGGACGCCGTGCGGGAGCTGGTGGGGGAGGAT GGGCCGGAAGGAGTTCGGGATGTGGACGAAATTCACCGCAAGACAAGCGAAACCAAAGAGGAGTACAGGAAGACGGTCGAGGAGAAGCGGGAACTGCTGGCCTCGATCGCAGAGCGGAAGAAGGAGGCCAAGCAGCGACGGCACGACCTGGAGATGGTCAAGGAAGGACTCAA AGCACAACTGGAGGAATCTACCTCGACCAACAAGAAGCTCCAGCAGGAATCGACCAAGCTGCAGCGCGAGCTGGACCTGCTAAAATCACGGCTAGCCCGGAAGAAGGGTTCCCCCGCTCCTCGTCGCCACAACTGGACCTCGCTGTATCCTTCAGAGGAGAAGTAA